A genomic region of Parambassis ranga chromosome 7, fParRan2.1, whole genome shotgun sequence contains the following coding sequences:
- the ube2t gene encoding ubiquitin-conjugating enzyme E2 T isoform X1, with amino-acid sequence MQRASRLKRELQMLSTEPPPGVTCWQSEERIDELRAQIMGGTETPYEGGLFSLEVKIPERYPFEPPKIRFLTPIYHPNIDGSGRICHDALKLPPKGAWKPSLNISTVLTSIQLLMAEPNPDDPLMADISSEFKYNKQLFMEKARKWTQEHAVQKNIVVVNSNKENIPDQKAPSRKRDALEAKEQAKEPAKRTCM; translated from the exons ATGCAGCGGGCTTCCCGTTTAAAACGTGAGCTACAGATGCTGAGCACCGAGCCACCTCCGGGGGTAACATGCTGGCAGAGCGAGGAACGGATAGACGAACTTCGTGCAC AGATAATGGGTGGGACAGAAACTCCTTATGAAGGTGGACTCTTCTCCTTGGAGGTCAAGATTCCAGAGAG ATACCCATTTGAGCCTCCCAAAATACGATTCTTGACCCCAATATACCACCCAAACATTGACGGTTCAGGACGTATCTGCCATGATGCTCTCAAACTCCCACCAAAG GGTGCCTGGAAGCCATCTTTGAACATCTCCACAGTCCTCACTTCCATTCAGCTGCTTATGGCTGAGCCAAATCCAGATGACCCACTTATGGCTGATATA TCATCAGAGTTCAAATACAACAAACAACTATTCatggagaaggccaggaagtgGACACAGGAACATGCTGTTCAGAAAAACATT GTAGTTGTGAACAGCAACAAAGAAAATATTCCAGATCAGAAAGCACCATCCCGAAAGAGGGACGCACTTGAGGCAAAGGAGCAGGCAAAAGAACCAGCAAAGAGAACGTGTATGTAG
- the pnpla1 gene encoding patatin-like phospholipase domain-containing protein 2, with product MAPGVSSCHYREVPQSISFSGSGFLATYQLGVAQCLLNHAPWILNTAPRVFGASAGSLVAAAVVCEINLITIRDEMVNFAKQMRAFTLGPFNPSINVFHWLECILIKHLPSDAHQRANGRLTVAMTRLTDGKHIVMSEYQSKEDVLQALLCSCFVPGYCGFLPPSFKGVHYLDGGFSGIQPVSSSTTLTVCPFSGETDICPTDTPCVWDMVVSGTTLKLNMANGIRIIDALYPIALENLEQAYHSGYKDAFYFLQLNALVPYLMIGKAPNKPCSHAQNNAWMNVENATEEEIKVEKENNIPLTSFTDNKSVPMSPTEQETTKNRVQEPLLYFDMLKNVLLGNAVAYRSMFGLPAKILAYLFLPLMLSFYAVLQSRHRLELLFTQAPELAFWTWLALKQITFFFFNICVCTLQKNIKDRVMPILLLLKWLKVQAQFEAPSGKRCINLSTSKGRKK from the exons ATGGCCCCCGGTGTTTCCAGCTGTCATTACCGTGAAGTTCCTCAGTCCATCTCTTTCTCTGGTTCTGGATTTTTGGCCACCTACCAGTTAGGGGTTGCCCAGTGCCTTCTAAACCATGCACCCTGGATCCTGAACACAGCACCACGTGTCTTTGGTGCATCTGCTGGATCTCTGGTAGCTGCTGCTGTAGTTTGTGAAATTAACCTGA TAACCATTCGGGATGAGATGGTTAATTTTGCTAAACAGATGAGGGCTTTTACTCTTGGACCTTTCAACCCTTCTATCAATGTTTTCCACTGGTTGGAATGCATTTTAATCAAACATCTTCCTTCTGATGCCCACCAACGGGCCAATGGTCGTCTCACTGTTGCAATGACCCGCCTGACTGATGGCAAGCACATTGTCATGTCCGAGTACCAGTCCAAAGAAGATGTATTACAG GCTCTGCTCTGTAGCTGCTTTGTGCCTGGATACTGTGGATTTCTGCCTCCATCCTTTAAAGGAGTA CACTATCTGGATGGCGGGTTTAGTGGCATTCAGCCTGTGTCCTCCAGTACTACACTGACAGTGTGCCCATTCTCTGGAGAGACGGACATCTGCCCTACAGACACACCTTGTGTGTGGGACATGGTAGTGAGTGGGACCACTCTGAAGCTCAACATGGCTAATGGCATCAGGATCATCGATGCTCTTTACCCCATTGCTTTGGAG AATCTGGAACAAGCCTACCACAGTGGCTACAAAGATGCCTTTTATTTCCTTCAGCTCAACG CTCTAGTACCATATTTAATGATAGGAAAAGCGCCTAACAAGCCATGTAGCCATGCTCAAAATAATGCATGGATGAATGTGGAGAACGCAACTGAGGAGGAGATTAAGGTTGAAAAAGAGAACAACATCCCCCTGACATCTTTCACTGACAACAAATCCGTGCCAATGAGCCCGACTGAGCAAGAAACCACTAAAAATAGAGTTCAAGAACCTCTCCTCTATTTTGACATGTTGAAGAATG TTCTGCTGGGCAATGCGGTGGCTTACCGGAGCATGTTTGGACTTCCTGCGAAGATTTTGGCCTACCTGTTTTTACCGCTCATGCTGTCATTTTATGCCGTGCTCCAGAGTAGACACAg ACTGGAGCTGCTGTTCACTCAAGCACCTGAgttggctttttggacttggCTTGCCCTGAAACAGATtaccttcttcttttttaacatATGTGTCTGTACCCTGCAGAAGAACATCAAGGACAG GGTTATGCCCATTCTCCTGCTGTTAAAGTGGCTGAAGGTTCAGGCACAGTTCGAGGCTCCATCAGGGAAGAGATGTATAAATCTCTCCACTTCAAAAGGACGTAAGAAGTAA
- the ube2t gene encoding ubiquitin-conjugating enzyme E2 T isoform X2 has product MQRASRLKRELQMLSTEPPPGVTCWQSEERIDELRAQIMGGTETPYEGGLFSLEVKIPERYPFEPPKIRFLTPIYHPNIDGSGRICHDALKLPPKGAWKPSLNISTVLTSIQLLMAEPNPDDPLMADISSEFKYNKQLFMEKARKWTQEHAVQKNIL; this is encoded by the exons ATGCAGCGGGCTTCCCGTTTAAAACGTGAGCTACAGATGCTGAGCACCGAGCCACCTCCGGGGGTAACATGCTGGCAGAGCGAGGAACGGATAGACGAACTTCGTGCAC AGATAATGGGTGGGACAGAAACTCCTTATGAAGGTGGACTCTTCTCCTTGGAGGTCAAGATTCCAGAGAG ATACCCATTTGAGCCTCCCAAAATACGATTCTTGACCCCAATATACCACCCAAACATTGACGGTTCAGGACGTATCTGCCATGATGCTCTCAAACTCCCACCAAAG GGTGCCTGGAAGCCATCTTTGAACATCTCCACAGTCCTCACTTCCATTCAGCTGCTTATGGCTGAGCCAAATCCAGATGACCCACTTATGGCTGATATA TCATCAGAGTTCAAATACAACAAACAACTATTCatggagaaggccaggaagtgGACACAGGAACATGCTGTTCAGAAAAACATT TTGTGA
- the etv7 gene encoding transcription factor ETV7 isoform X3, whose translation MESASPSPLIKQEKNEISPSPIMLSGQVSIPPTMHLPPLPQPPVLSPPTQEDLWHLPGRLRINPSLWDKEDVAHWLHWAQKEYSLRRPEKGHFEMNGRALCLLTKEDFRRRCPSSVSSVFTTAVSAAVVATVSSRPEPVSPRRDRHVLSTYSAPFAHNNGAVSTLADNQVQCHPQTETIQEPLNLSSRQKPRSPLHKANGRIPECRLLWDYVYQLLCDDSYQEYIRWEDPDSLVFRVVDPNGLARLWGNHKNRHNMTYEKMSRALRHYYKLNIIKKERGQKLLFRFLKLPQDIKKHQVDTVRSPENTPPQDSDFPDSSPIHEFSQDHFEVSPDRSSPPNPPSTGTPVR comes from the exons ATGGAGAGCGCTTCCCCGTCACCTTTGATCAAG caagaaaaaaatgaaattagcCCTTCACCCATAATGCTCAGCGGGCAGGTCAGCATTCCTCCCACCATGCACCTGCCCCCTCTTCCTCAGCCTCCCGTCCTCAGTCCTCCCACTCAGGAGGACCTGTGGCATCTGCCTGGACGTTTGA GAATAAATCCCTCTCTGTGGGATAAGGAGGATGTTGCCCACTGGCTCCACTGGGCTCAGAAAGAGTACTCCCTGCGGCGGCCGGAGAAGGGGCACTTTGAGATGAACGGCCGAGCTTTGTGCCTGCTCACCAAGGAAGACTTTAGACGTCGCTGCCCAAGCTCAG TTTCCTCTGTCTTCACCACTGCAGTGTCGGCAGCTGTTGTTGCCACTGTGAGCAGCCGGCCAGAACCTGTGTCACCTCGCAGAGATCGCCACGTCCTTTCCACTTATTCTGCTCCGTTCGCACACAATA ATGGAGCTGTGTCTACATTGGCCGACAACCAGGTTCAGTGTCATCCGCAAACAGAGACCATCCAGGAGCCGTTGAACTTGTCCAGTCGTCAAAAACCAAGGAGTCCACTGCACAAAGCCAACGGTCGCATCCCAG AGTGCAGACTGCTCTGGGACTATGTCTATCAGTTGCTGTGTGATGACAGCTACCAGGAATACATTCGATGGGAGGACCCGGACAGCCTGGTGTTCAGGGTCGTCGACCCCAATGGGCTTGCACGTCTCTGGGGGAACCACAAG AACCGACACAATATGACATATGAGAAAATGTCCCGTGCTTTGCGGCACTACTACAAGCTGAACATCATCAAAAAAGAGCGAGGACAAAAACTCCTCTTCAG GTTTCTGAAACTCCCTCAGGACATCAAGAAACATCAGGTTGACACTGTCAGGTCTCCAGAGAACACTCCACCACAGGACAGCGACTTTCCAGACAGCAGTCCTATACATGAGTTTAGTCAGGACCATTTTGAGGTTTCTCCTGACCGGTCTTCTCCTCCTAATCCTCCTTCAACTGGTACTCCAGTGAGATAG
- the LOC114438262 gene encoding uncharacterized protein LOC114438262 isoform X2, whose protein sequence is MWAEKLGKQLGRPTRSVAGWLVSKLLTARNQVLEENAVKLCGIQPGDTVLELGHGPGLGLLAAARLLTEPTGHLIGVDYSQYMHQMAKERIKELMASGKVTLYHCDVAAMPLADSTVDKVFHCNCYYFWPDLRKGAAEIHRVMKPGGLMVSTMRLSNVATMAAKRVMPGENWRPEAYMAALTDSGFTDVRMEDKRHKDITFQAIYATALK, encoded by the exons ATGTGGGCTGAAAAACTGGGAAAACAGTTGGGCCGCCCGACACGATCTGTGGCAGGATGGCTGGTCAGCAAGTTGCTCACAGCCCGCAATCAGGTCCTTGAGGAGAAtgctgtgaagctgtgtggGATCCAGCCTGGGGATACAGTGCTGGAACTAGGTCACGGCCCAGGTCTGGGTCTGCTGGCAGCAGCCAGGCTGCTCACAGAGCCTACAGGCCACCTTATAGGGGTGGACTACTCACAGTACATGCATCAG ATGGCAAAAGAACGAATAAAGGAGCTTATGGCCAGTGGGAAAGTGACCCTATACCACTGTGATGTTGCAGCTATGCCTCTGGCAGACAGCACTGTGGATAAAGTCTTCCATTGTAACTGCTACTACTTCTGGCCTGACCTCAGGAAGGGAGCCGCAGAGATACACAGAGTCATGAAACCTG GAGGCCTGATGGTGTCCACAATGAGGCTTTCCAATGTGGCTACAATGGCAGCAAAGCGAGTGATGCCAGGGGAGAACTGGCGCCCCGAGGCCTATATGGCTGCTCTGACAGACTCTGGTTTCACTGATGTCAGGATGGAAGACAAACGACACAAAGATATTACTTTTCAGGCTATCTATGCTACAgccttaaaataa
- the etv7 gene encoding transcription factor ETV7 isoform X2: MESASPSPLIKQEKNEISPSPIMLSGQVSIPPTMHLPPLPQPPVLSPPTQEDLWHLPGRLRINPSLWDKEDVAHWLHWAQKEYSLRRPEKGHFEMNGRALCLLTKEDFRRRCPSSGDVLYEILQCVKQQRRSVVHSHPDGSPSVAAGHIQGPISSQITTHTVQEPQSPTVTHTPVSAAVVATVSSRPEPVSPRRDRHVLSTYSAPFAHNNGAVSTLADNQVQCHPQTETIQEPLNLSSRQKPRSPLHKANGRIPECRLLWDYVYQLLCDDSYQEYIRWEDPDSLVFRVVDPNGLARLWGNHKNRHNMTYEKMSRALRHYYKLNIIKKERGQKLLFRFLKLPQDIKKHQVDTVRSPENTPPQDSDFPDSSPIHEFSQDHFEVSPDRSSPPNPPSTGTPVR, from the exons ATGGAGAGCGCTTCCCCGTCACCTTTGATCAAG caagaaaaaaatgaaattagcCCTTCACCCATAATGCTCAGCGGGCAGGTCAGCATTCCTCCCACCATGCACCTGCCCCCTCTTCCTCAGCCTCCCGTCCTCAGTCCTCCCACTCAGGAGGACCTGTGGCATCTGCCTGGACGTTTGA GAATAAATCCCTCTCTGTGGGATAAGGAGGATGTTGCCCACTGGCTCCACTGGGCTCAGAAAGAGTACTCCCTGCGGCGGCCGGAGAAGGGGCACTTTGAGATGAACGGCCGAGCTTTGTGCCTGCTCACCAAGGAAGACTTTAGACGTCGCTGCCCAAGCTCAG GTGACGTTTTATATGAGATCCTTCAATGTGTTAAACAACAAAGGAGGAGTGTTGTCCACAGTCACCCTGATGGGTCTCCCTCTGTGGCAGCTGGACACATTCAGGGTCCAATCAGCAGCCAGATAACCACTCACACTGTCCAAGAGCCTCAGTCTCCCACAGTCACTCACACTCCAG TGTCGGCAGCTGTTGTTGCCACTGTGAGCAGCCGGCCAGAACCTGTGTCACCTCGCAGAGATCGCCACGTCCTTTCCACTTATTCTGCTCCGTTCGCACACAATA ATGGAGCTGTGTCTACATTGGCCGACAACCAGGTTCAGTGTCATCCGCAAACAGAGACCATCCAGGAGCCGTTGAACTTGTCCAGTCGTCAAAAACCAAGGAGTCCACTGCACAAAGCCAACGGTCGCATCCCAG AGTGCAGACTGCTCTGGGACTATGTCTATCAGTTGCTGTGTGATGACAGCTACCAGGAATACATTCGATGGGAGGACCCGGACAGCCTGGTGTTCAGGGTCGTCGACCCCAATGGGCTTGCACGTCTCTGGGGGAACCACAAG AACCGACACAATATGACATATGAGAAAATGTCCCGTGCTTTGCGGCACTACTACAAGCTGAACATCATCAAAAAAGAGCGAGGACAAAAACTCCTCTTCAG GTTTCTGAAACTCCCTCAGGACATCAAGAAACATCAGGTTGACACTGTCAGGTCTCCAGAGAACACTCCACCACAGGACAGCGACTTTCCAGACAGCAGTCCTATACATGAGTTTAGTCAGGACCATTTTGAGGTTTCTCCTGACCGGTCTTCTCCTCCTAATCCTCCTTCAACTGGTACTCCAGTGAGATAG
- the LOC114438262 gene encoding uncharacterized protein LOC114438262 isoform X1, protein MMWAEKLGKQLGRPTRSVAGWLVSKLLTARNQVLEENAVKLCGIQPGDTVLELGHGPGLGLLAAARLLTEPTGHLIGVDYSQYMHQMAKERIKELMASGKVTLYHCDVAAMPLADSTVDKVFHCNCYYFWPDLRKGAAEIHRVMKPGGLMVSTMRLSNVATMAAKRVMPGENWRPEAYMAALTDSGFTDVRMEDKRHKDITFQAIYATALK, encoded by the exons A tGATGTGGGCTGAAAAACTGGGAAAACAGTTGGGCCGCCCGACACGATCTGTGGCAGGATGGCTGGTCAGCAAGTTGCTCACAGCCCGCAATCAGGTCCTTGAGGAGAAtgctgtgaagctgtgtggGATCCAGCCTGGGGATACAGTGCTGGAACTAGGTCACGGCCCAGGTCTGGGTCTGCTGGCAGCAGCCAGGCTGCTCACAGAGCCTACAGGCCACCTTATAGGGGTGGACTACTCACAGTACATGCATCAG ATGGCAAAAGAACGAATAAAGGAGCTTATGGCCAGTGGGAAAGTGACCCTATACCACTGTGATGTTGCAGCTATGCCTCTGGCAGACAGCACTGTGGATAAAGTCTTCCATTGTAACTGCTACTACTTCTGGCCTGACCTCAGGAAGGGAGCCGCAGAGATACACAGAGTCATGAAACCTG GAGGCCTGATGGTGTCCACAATGAGGCTTTCCAATGTGGCTACAATGGCAGCAAAGCGAGTGATGCCAGGGGAGAACTGGCGCCCCGAGGCCTATATGGCTGCTCTGACAGACTCTGGTTTCACTGATGTCAGGATGGAAGACAAACGACACAAAGATATTACTTTTCAGGCTATCTATGCTACAgccttaaaataa
- the etv7 gene encoding transcription factor ETV7 isoform X1 → MESASPSPLIKQEKNEISPSPIMLSGQVSIPPTMHLPPLPQPPVLSPPTQEDLWHLPGRLRINPSLWDKEDVAHWLHWAQKEYSLRRPEKGHFEMNGRALCLLTKEDFRRRCPSSGDVLYEILQCVKQQRRSVVHSHPDGSPSVAAGHIQGPISSQITTHTVQEPQSPTVTHTPVSSVFTTAVSAAVVATVSSRPEPVSPRRDRHVLSTYSAPFAHNNGAVSTLADNQVQCHPQTETIQEPLNLSSRQKPRSPLHKANGRIPECRLLWDYVYQLLCDDSYQEYIRWEDPDSLVFRVVDPNGLARLWGNHKNRHNMTYEKMSRALRHYYKLNIIKKERGQKLLFRFLKLPQDIKKHQVDTVRSPENTPPQDSDFPDSSPIHEFSQDHFEVSPDRSSPPNPPSTGTPVR, encoded by the exons ATGGAGAGCGCTTCCCCGTCACCTTTGATCAAG caagaaaaaaatgaaattagcCCTTCACCCATAATGCTCAGCGGGCAGGTCAGCATTCCTCCCACCATGCACCTGCCCCCTCTTCCTCAGCCTCCCGTCCTCAGTCCTCCCACTCAGGAGGACCTGTGGCATCTGCCTGGACGTTTGA GAATAAATCCCTCTCTGTGGGATAAGGAGGATGTTGCCCACTGGCTCCACTGGGCTCAGAAAGAGTACTCCCTGCGGCGGCCGGAGAAGGGGCACTTTGAGATGAACGGCCGAGCTTTGTGCCTGCTCACCAAGGAAGACTTTAGACGTCGCTGCCCAAGCTCAG GTGACGTTTTATATGAGATCCTTCAATGTGTTAAACAACAAAGGAGGAGTGTTGTCCACAGTCACCCTGATGGGTCTCCCTCTGTGGCAGCTGGACACATTCAGGGTCCAATCAGCAGCCAGATAACCACTCACACTGTCCAAGAGCCTCAGTCTCCCACAGTCACTCACACTCCAG TTTCCTCTGTCTTCACCACTGCAGTGTCGGCAGCTGTTGTTGCCACTGTGAGCAGCCGGCCAGAACCTGTGTCACCTCGCAGAGATCGCCACGTCCTTTCCACTTATTCTGCTCCGTTCGCACACAATA ATGGAGCTGTGTCTACATTGGCCGACAACCAGGTTCAGTGTCATCCGCAAACAGAGACCATCCAGGAGCCGTTGAACTTGTCCAGTCGTCAAAAACCAAGGAGTCCACTGCACAAAGCCAACGGTCGCATCCCAG AGTGCAGACTGCTCTGGGACTATGTCTATCAGTTGCTGTGTGATGACAGCTACCAGGAATACATTCGATGGGAGGACCCGGACAGCCTGGTGTTCAGGGTCGTCGACCCCAATGGGCTTGCACGTCTCTGGGGGAACCACAAG AACCGACACAATATGACATATGAGAAAATGTCCCGTGCTTTGCGGCACTACTACAAGCTGAACATCATCAAAAAAGAGCGAGGACAAAAACTCCTCTTCAG GTTTCTGAAACTCCCTCAGGACATCAAGAAACATCAGGTTGACACTGTCAGGTCTCCAGAGAACACTCCACCACAGGACAGCGACTTTCCAGACAGCAGTCCTATACATGAGTTTAGTCAGGACCATTTTGAGGTTTCTCCTGACCGGTCTTCTCCTCCTAATCCTCCTTCAACTGGTACTCCAGTGAGATAG